The Deltaproteobacteria bacterium genome includes a window with the following:
- a CDS encoding type II toxin-antitoxin system PemK/MazF family toxin, producing the protein MKRGEIWWAELPDPARSGPGFRRPVLVVQKDAFNDSAISTVVVVVITRNLHLAEAPGNVMLPKRSTGLPHDSVANISQIVTIDKHFLTDCVSILPRNLFDKVKAGLILILG; encoded by the coding sequence GTGAAACGGGGTGAGATCTGGTGGGCGGAGCTGCCTGACCCGGCCAGATCTGGACCGGGATTTCGCAGACCTGTGCTGGTGGTTCAGAAAGACGCTTTCAATGATAGCGCCATATCAACGGTTGTAGTTGTCGTCATCACCCGAAATCTCCATTTGGCTGAGGCGCCGGGAAATGTCATGCTGCCGAAGAGAAGCACCGGTCTTCCCCACGATTCGGTGGCAAATATCTCGCAAATTGTCACCATCGACAAACATTTTCTGACAGATTGTGTCAGCATCCTACCTCGCAACCTTTTCGATAAGGTTAAAGCAGGTCTCATTCTTATCCTGGGATAA
- a CDS encoding HEPN domain-containing protein yields MNKELNDLIQYRIARARESLDEAEILADSGHWNACVNRLYYACFYAVSALLSKHDLSSSKHSGLRSFFNHNFVKAGIIPKETAIIYNSLFERRQEGDYDVFVTFKETDVKPWHKEAAVFVDTVIKLIKKDLRK; encoded by the coding sequence ATGAACAAGGAATTGAACGATCTCATACAATATCGTATCGCCAGGGCACGAGAATCTTTGGATGAAGCAGAAATTCTCGCCGATTCCGGACATTGGAATGCCTGTGTCAACAGGCTTTACTACGCTTGCTTTTATGCGGTATCAGCATTGTTAAGCAAACATGATCTTTCTTCTTCAAAGCATTCCGGGTTACGGTCTTTTTTTAACCATAATTTCGTGAAGGCCGGCATTATTCCCAAAGAGACGGCGATAATTTATAATTCTCTTTTCGAGAGAAGGCAGGAAGGTGATTATGACGTATTTGTCACATTCAAAGAAACCGATGTTAAGCCATGGCATAAAGAGGCGGCAGTGTTTGTTGATACTGTAATAAAGTTGATTAAGAAAGATTTGAGGAAATAG
- a CDS encoding sugar transferase: protein MRNDLMMKRLFDLFLAVPAFLIFFPFGLVIALILKFTGEGWIFFVQERVGLGDSRFGLLKFATMLRDSPKSGTITEKNDPRILPFGRYLRATKINELPQILNVIKSDMSIVGPRPLAEGEFIYYPDDIKKIILQMKPGLTGMGSLFLRNEEVILFESKKEKTRCYIEDVIPLKGALEKWYFEHRSFCVDLKIIMATALAIVAPGARFYLGWFDVEGLVRESTLSVYFVSGK from the coding sequence ATGCGCAACGATCTCATGATGAAAAGGCTCTTTGACCTTTTCCTTGCTGTTCCGGCCTTTCTGATTTTCTTCCCTTTCGGCCTGGTCATTGCCCTGATTCTGAAGTTCACCGGCGAGGGGTGGATTTTTTTTGTCCAGGAACGGGTGGGTTTGGGCGATTCCCGGTTTGGCCTGCTGAAGTTTGCCACGATGCTGCGGGACAGCCCCAAGTCCGGCACGATCACGGAGAAGAACGATCCGCGCATTCTGCCTTTCGGGCGGTATCTGCGGGCGACGAAGATTAACGAACTTCCGCAGATTCTAAATGTGATAAAGAGTGATATGTCTATCGTCGGGCCGCGGCCCCTGGCGGAAGGGGAGTTTATATATTATCCTGACGACATCAAAAAAATCATTTTGCAAATGAAGCCGGGGCTTACGGGGATGGGCAGCCTTTTTTTGCGCAACGAAGAAGTCATATTGTTTGAATCGAAGAAGGAGAAGACGCGCTGCTATATCGAGGATGTGATCCCTTTGAAGGGCGCCTTGGAGAAGTGGTATTTCGAGCATCGGAGTTTCTGTGTGGATCTGAAGATTATCATGGCGACGGCCCTGGCGATTGTGGCGCCGGGGGCGCGGTTTTATCTGGGCTGGTTTGATGTTGAGGGGTTGGTGAGGGAGTCGACGTTGAGTGTTTACTTTGTAAGCGGTAAATAG
- a CDS encoding nucleotidyltransferase domain-containing protein, translating to MHEEILRKVKEAVLKLEPSAEVILYGSRARDDYREYSDWDFLILLDGHIDTKRTDRIRYALYEIELDTDQIISSIVRSRQEWDSPRYSVVPLHSNVEREGIHI from the coding sequence ATGCACGAAGAAATCTTAAGAAAAGTCAAAGAAGCCGTTTTGAAACTGGAGCCATCCGCCGAAGTAATTCTTTACGGCTCACGTGCGCGAGATGATTATCGCGAATACTCGGATTGGGATTTTCTAATCCTATTGGACGGTCATATAGATACCAAGCGAACTGACAGAATACGTTATGCGCTTTATGAGATAGAATTGGACACAGATCAAATAATCAGCTCCATTGTTCGCAGTCGTCAAGAATGGGACAGCCCCAGGTATTCAGTTGTGCCATTGCACAGTAATGTTGAAAGAGAAGGAATTCATATATGA
- a CDS encoding LegC family aminotransferase has product MADLATEVLNTIKKVINREASFTPLHIPIFEGNEKRYLAECVDSNFVSSIGEFVDRFEGMLAAFTGVKKAVLCVNGTAALHICLKMTGVEQDDEVLMPALSFVATANAVSYCGAVPHFIDIEERTLGTDPGKLDEYLREIVEMRDGICVNKLSGRNIRAILPMHTFGHPVDMEPLLETARRHHLPVIEDAAESLGSYYRGVHTGGLGKLGVLSFNGNKIITTGGGGAILTNDEEMATLLKHVTTTAKVPHPWEFYHDMLGYNYRMPALNAALGCAQMEKLPEFLEKKRLLAERYAEAFADVKGVRFFTEPAFAKSNYWLNTLILDREYVDQRDDILKVTNGNGIMTRPAWTLMPHLPMYSDCPRMNLDVAEDLVRRIINIPSSADLV; this is encoded by the coding sequence ATGGCTGATCTTGCAACTGAAGTATTGAACACAATCAAGAAGGTGATCAATCGTGAGGCTTCCTTTACGCCGCTGCATATCCCAATCTTTGAGGGCAATGAAAAGCGCTATCTCGCGGAATGCGTGGACAGCAATTTCGTTTCCTCTATAGGGGAATTTGTGGATCGTTTTGAAGGGATGCTGGCGGCGTTTACCGGTGTAAAAAAAGCGGTACTCTGTGTCAACGGGACGGCCGCTTTGCATATCTGCTTGAAGATGACGGGCGTGGAGCAGGATGATGAAGTCCTGATGCCGGCGTTGTCCTTTGTCGCCACGGCAAACGCGGTAAGCTACTGTGGGGCTGTGCCGCATTTCATCGATATCGAGGAAAGAACTTTAGGAACAGATCCGGGGAAGCTTGATGAATATCTGAGAGAAATCGTAGAGATGCGGGATGGCATCTGTGTCAATAAGCTTTCGGGGCGAAATATCAGGGCAATCCTGCCTATGCATACCTTCGGCCATCCAGTGGATATGGAGCCGCTCCTTGAGACAGCCCGCAGACATCATCTACCCGTGATCGAAGACGCAGCGGAGTCCCTGGGTTCATATTACAGGGGCGTGCATACGGGGGGATTAGGGAAGCTGGGGGTCCTGAGCTTCAACGGGAATAAGATCATCACGACCGGGGGCGGCGGGGCGATCCTCACAAACGATGAAGAGATGGCCACGCTACTCAAGCATGTGACCACCACGGCGAAGGTCCCTCACCCCTGGGAATTTTATCACGACATGCTTGGTTACAACTATCGTATGCCTGCCCTCAATGCCGCTCTGGGGTGCGCGCAAATGGAGAAGCTGCCGGAGTTTCTTGAGAAGAAAAGATTGCTTGCGGAGCGCTACGCAGAGGCTTTTGCGGATGTCAAAGGGGTCCGGTTTTTTACCGAACCGGCGTTTGCGAAAAGCAACTACTGGCTGAACACGCTCATTCTCGACAGAGAATATGTGGATCAAAGGGACGACATCCTGAAAGTGACCAACGGAAACGGCATCATGACGCGCCCCGCCTGGACGTTGATGCCGCACCTTCCCATGTACAGCGACTGCCCCCGGATGAATCTGGACGTTGCTGAGGACCTGGTGAGACGGATCATCAATATTCCAAGTAGTGCGGATCTTGTTTGA
- a CDS encoding type II toxin-antitoxin system PemK/MazF family toxin, translated as MYKEVHRGDIWFVEWSPGRGSEQAGMRTAVIIQTDAANRNPHYPNTIVLTISTKGKAVPFHVSVNPSEENGLKETSFVKCEQILTISKERLIRCVGRLENERLETVAAAIRRVLEV; from the coding sequence ATGTATAAAGAAGTGCACCGAGGCGACATCTGGTTTGTGGAGTGGTCACCAGGCCGGGGATCGGAACAGGCCGGCATGAGAACGGCGGTGATCATTCAGACGGACGCGGCGAATCGGAACCCCCATTATCCGAACACGATTGTTCTGACCATCAGCACAAAAGGCAAGGCGGTTCCCTTCCATGTGTCCGTGAATCCATCTGAGGAAAACGGTCTTAAGGAGACCTCTTTCGTTAAGTGCGAACAGATCCTGACCATATCGAAGGAGCGTCTGATTCGCTGCGTGGGACGTCTTGAAAACGAACGACTGGAAACGGTGGCGGCAGCGATTCGCCGTGTGTTGGAAGTATAG
- a CDS encoding DUF6364 family protein, protein MKQNITLSLDKDLIRKARIIAAQRRMSISKILGEELARMTREEEQYEFSKRKALSDLKAGFHLGGKIMATREELHER, encoded by the coding sequence ATGAAACAAAACATCACACTAAGTCTCGACAAGGATCTAATCCGAAAGGCCCGGATCATTGCTGCCCAGAGAAGGATGTCTATCAGTAAAATCCTCGGCGAAGAATTAGCCAGGATGACCAGGGAAGAGGAACAATATGAATTCTCAAAAAGAAAAGCTCTTTCCGATCTCAAAGCTGGTTTTCACCTAGGAGGTAAAATAATGGCAACCCGTGAGGAACTCCATGAAAGATAG
- a CDS encoding ribbon-helix-helix domain-containing protein, whose product MVRTQIQLPEEQVAMLKKMAAAQHKSMAEIIRQAIPHCRVHLLHEFVRYSAEFKAVFCMKGTGYRFSPV is encoded by the coding sequence ATGGTAAGAACGCAGATACAGTTGCCGGAAGAACAGGTAGCTATGCTGAAAAAAATGGCCGCAGCCCAGCATAAATCAATGGCTGAGATTATCAGGCAGGCTATTCCTCATTGCCGCGTCCACCTTCTCCATGAGTTCGTCAGGTACAGCGCCGAGTTTAAGGCAGTATTTTGTATGAAAGGCACCGGATACCGGTTTTCACCGGTATGA
- a CDS encoding PIN domain-containing protein, with product MKDSIFLDTNILVYAYDLDAGVKHDIAMGIVERMWHEKTGIISVQVLQEFYITITRKILQPLSHVVARGLIQSYLSWTIALNDGKMILEASEIENRYHLSFWDSLIIAAAYREKAEKILTEDLNHGQLIEGILIDNPFI from the coding sequence ATGAAAGATAGCATTTTTCTGGATACGAACATATTGGTCTATGCTTATGATCTGGACGCAGGCGTAAAACATGACATCGCTATGGGCATAGTGGAAAGAATGTGGCATGAGAAGACCGGCATTATCAGTGTACAGGTACTCCAGGAATTTTATATCACAATTACCCGAAAAATATTACAGCCTCTTTCACACGTGGTTGCACGGGGTTTGATACAAAGCTACCTGTCTTGGACGATCGCATTGAATGATGGGAAAATGATTCTGGAAGCGTCTGAAATTGAGAACAGATATCATCTATCCTTCTGGGATTCATTAATTATCGCGGCGGCCTATCGAGAAAAAGCAGAAAAAATTTTGACTGAAGATCTGAATCATGGGCAGCTAATCGAGGGTATACTTATCGATAATCCCTTCATCTGA
- a CDS encoding acyltransferase, with product MKSNVIIEQGVIFRNPHNVELDEFILLDKNVLLEAGSVRIGKRVHIAENCVISGGGEFIMEDYSCMAHSSAVVTASDTPNYGFRGSGPMVPWEQRSVKFGKVIIRKDAFVGMGVRILPDVTINSGAVIAAGAVVNKDVAAWKIVAGVPAKEIGNRESVKFPDI from the coding sequence ATGAAAAGCAATGTCATCATTGAGCAAGGGGTTATTTTCAGAAATCCCCATAATGTGGAATTGGATGAATTTATCTTATTGGATAAAAATGTTCTGCTTGAGGCAGGGTCAGTGAGGATAGGGAAAAGAGTGCATATCGCAGAAAACTGCGTTATCAGTGGTGGTGGTGAATTCATCATGGAAGATTATTCATGCATGGCCCACTCATCTGCAGTTGTAACCGCATCGGATACACCGAACTATGGATTCAGGGGGTCGGGTCCCATGGTTCCGTGGGAGCAGCGAAGCGTTAAGTTTGGGAAGGTAATCATTCGGAAGGATGCCTTTGTGGGTATGGGTGTGCGAATTTTACCTGATGTTACAATAAATAGCGGCGCTGTTATTGCGGCAGGTGCTGTAGTTAACAAAGATGTAGCTGCCTGGAAAATCGTTGCCGGTGTTCCGGCGAAGGAAATTGGAAATAGAGAATCTGTTAAGTTTCCAGATATTTGA